One region of Rhizobium sp. WYJ-E13 genomic DNA includes:
- a CDS encoding isovaleryl-CoA dehydrogenase → MFDFSLGETADAIREATARFAADTIAPLAAEIDESNTFPRQLWPQMGALGLHGITVEEEFGGAGLGYLEHVVAMEEVSRASASVGLSYGAHSNLCVNQIRRWATPEQKQRYLPRLISGEHVGSLAMSEAGSGSDVVSMRLKAERKGDRYILNGTKFWITNAPHADVLVVYAKTDPTAGPKGISAFIIEKATPGFSVSKKLSKLGMRGSDTAELVFQDCEVPAEALMGREGQGVKILMSGLDYERAVLAAGPLGIMQACLDVVLPYVRERKQFGKAIGDFQLMQGKIADMYVALNSARAYVYSVARACDAGRTTRSDAAAAILFASENAVKVSLEAIQALGGAGYTREWPVERFLRDAKLYDIGAGTNEIRRYLIGRELIAS, encoded by the coding sequence ATGTTTGATTTTTCGCTCGGCGAAACCGCGGACGCGATCCGCGAAGCGACGGCGCGATTTGCCGCCGACACCATTGCTCCGCTGGCCGCGGAGATCGACGAAAGCAACACATTCCCACGCCAGCTCTGGCCGCAGATGGGGGCGCTTGGCCTGCACGGCATTACCGTCGAGGAGGAGTTCGGTGGCGCAGGTCTCGGCTATCTCGAACATGTCGTCGCCATGGAGGAGGTCTCGCGCGCGTCGGCCTCCGTGGGCTTAAGCTATGGCGCCCATTCCAATCTCTGCGTCAACCAGATCCGACGCTGGGCGACACCAGAGCAGAAGCAACGCTATCTGCCAAGGCTGATTTCCGGCGAGCATGTCGGCTCGCTTGCCATGTCCGAAGCCGGCTCCGGTTCGGATGTTGTTTCCATGCGGCTCAAGGCCGAGCGCAAGGGCGACCGCTACATTCTCAACGGAACGAAATTCTGGATCACCAATGCGCCGCATGCCGATGTGCTCGTCGTCTATGCCAAGACTGATCCAACGGCCGGTCCGAAAGGTATTTCAGCCTTCATCATCGAGAAGGCAACGCCCGGCTTCAGTGTTTCGAAGAAGCTCTCCAAGCTCGGCATGCGCGGCAGCGACACGGCCGAGCTGGTTTTTCAAGATTGCGAGGTGCCGGCCGAAGCGCTGATGGGCCGGGAAGGCCAGGGCGTGAAAATCCTGATGTCGGGCCTCGACTATGAGCGCGCAGTGCTTGCCGCCGGCCCGCTCGGCATCATGCAGGCCTGTCTCGACGTGGTGCTGCCCTATGTGCGGGAGCGCAAACAGTTCGGCAAGGCGATCGGCGACTTCCAGCTGATGCAAGGCAAGATCGCCGACATGTATGTCGCCCTGAATTCGGCGCGTGCCTATGTCTATTCCGTGGCGCGGGCCTGCGACGCCGGCCGCACGACGCGCTCGGATGCGGCAGCCGCCATTCTCTTTGCCAGCGAGAATGCCGTGAAAGTGTCTCTGGAGGCGATCCAGGCGCTTGGCGGCGCGGGATATACTAGGGAATGGCCGGTCGAGCGTTTCCTGCGTGATGCCAAGCTCTACGACATCGGCGCCGGCACCAACGAGATCCGCCGCTACCTGATCGGCCGGGAGCTCATCGCATCATGA
- a CDS encoding carboxyl transferase domain-containing protein — MTVISSAIDRDSETFKANASKNGSLIDELYERSAKTREGGSQTARERHTGKGKLLPRDRIQLLLDAGSPFLEIGTLAANGMYSDEAPGAGIITGIGRVCGREVMIVANDATVKGGAYFPLTAKKHLRAQEIAMQNRLPCIYLVDSGGANLPHQAEVFPDRDHFGAIFYNQAQMSAEGIPQIACVMGSCTAGGAYVPAMSDETVIVRNQGTIFLAGPPLVKAATGEIISAEELGGAETHGRRSGVVDHVAENDEHALLLVRDIVASLNSVKSVDIDIQAPRPPKLDPQDLGGIIPEDVRSPYDVREVIGRIIDGSELHEFKPLYGTTLVCGFARIWGMPVAIIANNGVLFSESALKGAHFIELACQRRVPLLFLQNISGFMVGGRYEAGGIAKDGAKLVTAVATAIVPKVTVIIGGSFGAGNYGMCGRAYRPRFLFTWPNSRISVMGGEQAASVLATIRRDAMEARGESWPAAEEEAFKVPIRAGYEAEGNPYYATARLWDDGIIDPRQTRDVLGLALFACLNAPIPKGPRFGLFRM; from the coding sequence ATGACGGTGATTTCCTCTGCCATCGATCGCGACAGCGAAACCTTCAAGGCCAATGCAAGCAAGAACGGAAGCCTGATCGACGAACTCTATGAGCGTTCGGCGAAAACCCGGGAGGGTGGTTCGCAGACGGCGCGTGAGCGCCACACCGGCAAGGGAAAGCTCCTGCCGCGCGACCGCATTCAGCTGCTGCTCGATGCCGGTAGCCCGTTTCTGGAAATCGGCACACTGGCGGCGAACGGCATGTATAGCGACGAGGCGCCGGGGGCCGGCATCATCACAGGCATCGGCCGCGTTTGCGGCCGCGAGGTGATGATCGTTGCCAATGACGCCACGGTCAAAGGCGGCGCTTATTTTCCCCTCACGGCGAAAAAGCACCTGCGGGCGCAGGAAATCGCCATGCAGAACCGGCTGCCTTGCATCTATCTAGTTGATAGCGGCGGTGCCAATCTTCCACATCAGGCCGAGGTCTTTCCCGACCGCGATCATTTCGGAGCGATCTTCTACAATCAGGCGCAGATGTCGGCTGAAGGCATTCCGCAGATCGCCTGCGTCATGGGAAGCTGCACGGCCGGCGGCGCCTATGTGCCTGCCATGTCCGACGAGACGGTCATCGTGCGCAATCAGGGCACGATCTTCCTTGCCGGCCCGCCATTGGTGAAGGCTGCAACCGGCGAGATCATTTCGGCCGAAGAACTCGGCGGCGCCGAGACCCATGGCCGCCGCTCCGGTGTCGTCGATCACGTCGCCGAAAACGACGAGCATGCGCTGCTTCTCGTCCGCGATATCGTCGCCAGCCTCAACAGCGTAAAATCGGTCGATATCGACATTCAGGCCCCGCGCCCGCCGAAACTCGATCCGCAAGATCTTGGTGGCATCATCCCCGAGGACGTTCGTTCGCCCTATGATGTGCGCGAAGTCATCGGCCGTATCATCGACGGTTCGGAACTGCATGAGTTCAAGCCGCTCTACGGCACGACGCTGGTCTGCGGCTTTGCCCGCATCTGGGGCATGCCGGTCGCCATCATCGCCAATAATGGCGTGCTCTTTTCCGAGAGTGCGCTGAAGGGGGCGCATTTCATCGAGCTCGCCTGCCAGCGCCGCGTCCCGCTGCTGTTCCTGCAAAACATCTCCGGCTTCATGGTCGGCGGCCGTTATGAGGCCGGCGGCATCGCCAAGGACGGGGCGAAGCTGGTCACTGCGGTTGCGACTGCGATCGTGCCGAAAGTCACCGTCATCATTGGCGGCAGTTTCGGCGCCGGCAATTACGGCATGTGCGGCCGCGCCTATCGGCCGCGCTTCCTCTTCACCTGGCCGAACAGCCGCATCAGCGTCATGGGCGGCGAACAGGCCGCCTCAGTGCTCGCGACCATCCGCCGTGACGCGATGGAGGCACGCGGCGAAAGCTGGCCCGCGGCAGAAGAGGAGGCCTTCAAAGTGCCGATCCGGGCTGGTTATGAGGCGGAGGGCAATCCCTATTACGCCACCGCCCGCCTGTGGGACGACGGCATCATCGACCCGCGCCAGACGCGCGATGTGCTGGGCCTTGCCCTTTTCGCCTGCCTGAATGCGCCGATCCCGAAAGGGCCGCGCTTCGGTCTCTTCCGGATGTGA
- a CDS encoding biotin carboxylase N-terminal domain-containing protein, producing MMESLLIANRGEIARRIIRTAKALGIRTIAVYSEADAGLPFVREADEAVAIGPPPARESYLSQERILEAAHRTGAAAIHPGYGFLSENADFAEAVENAGIIWVGAPPAAIRAMGLKDAAKQLMQAAGVPVTPGYMGEDQSDERLAAEADATGYPVLVKAVAGGGGKGMRRVDRREDFTELLASCRREAASSFGDERVLIERYITNPRHIEVQVFADRFGNCVHLFERDCSLQRRHQKVIEEAPAPGLDAATRTAICEAAVKAAKAVNYVGAGTIEFIADASQGLRPDRIWFMEMNTRLQVEHPVTEAITGEDLVLWQLKVAAGEPLPKRQDDITMKGWAFEARLYAENPASGYLPSIGRLDHLHLPEYVRVDSGVEEGNEITAFYDPMIAKIIAHGSNREIALSKLAKACENIEVWPVKSNAGLLARAAADADFRAAKVDTGFLDRHGETLLPKEPDTVTIDKAATALAVKGETDPWSALSGLRISGTSDSRTRVRVGDHLYWGRVRPSLETNAIRFGETMVLFDAGNAWPIGLPAASEVEAHQGAGDGAILSPMPGLVISVDVAEGDHVAKGDRLLTVEAMKMEHTLRAPFDGIVGKLPVSAGVRVSENQLVASILKGEE from the coding sequence ATGATGGAAAGCCTGCTCATTGCCAATAGGGGCGAGATCGCCCGCCGCATCATCCGCACGGCGAAAGCCCTCGGCATTCGAACCATCGCCGTCTATTCCGAAGCCGATGCCGGCCTACCCTTCGTGAGGGAAGCAGATGAGGCGGTCGCCATCGGCCCGCCCCCGGCGCGCGAAAGCTATCTTTCGCAGGAGCGCATTCTGGAGGCTGCCCACAGGACCGGGGCTGCCGCAATTCACCCCGGTTACGGCTTCCTCTCGGAGAATGCCGATTTTGCGGAAGCGGTCGAGAATGCCGGCATCATCTGGGTTGGTGCACCACCTGCCGCAATCCGCGCCATGGGGCTCAAGGATGCCGCCAAGCAACTGATGCAGGCAGCCGGCGTGCCGGTCACGCCGGGCTATATGGGAGAGGATCAGAGCGACGAACGGCTCGCTGCCGAGGCGGATGCGACAGGTTATCCCGTACTCGTCAAGGCCGTCGCCGGTGGCGGCGGCAAAGGCATGCGCCGGGTCGACCGTCGAGAAGACTTTACTGAACTGCTTGCCTCCTGCCGCCGCGAGGCAGCATCCTCCTTCGGCGACGAACGCGTGCTGATCGAGCGCTACATCACCAATCCACGCCATATCGAGGTACAGGTCTTCGCCGACCGCTTCGGCAATTGCGTCCACCTCTTCGAGCGCGACTGCTCCCTGCAGCGCCGACACCAGAAGGTGATCGAGGAAGCGCCTGCCCCCGGCCTCGATGCCGCCACCCGTACGGCAATCTGCGAAGCAGCGGTCAAGGCGGCAAAAGCCGTGAATTACGTCGGGGCCGGCACTATCGAATTCATTGCCGATGCCTCGCAGGGCCTGCGTCCTGACCGTATCTGGTTCATGGAGATGAACACCCGGTTGCAGGTTGAACATCCTGTCACTGAGGCCATTACCGGCGAAGACCTGGTATTATGGCAATTGAAGGTCGCCGCAGGTGAGCCGCTGCCGAAGCGACAAGACGACATCACGATGAAGGGCTGGGCCTTCGAGGCTCGCCTCTATGCCGAAAACCCTGCCTCCGGCTATCTGCCCTCGATCGGCCGGCTCGATCATTTGCATTTGCCGGAATACGTCCGGGTCGATAGCGGCGTCGAGGAAGGCAACGAGATTACCGCCTTCTACGATCCGATGATCGCCAAGATCATCGCTCACGGTTCGAACCGTGAAATCGCCCTCTCCAAACTCGCCAAAGCCTGCGAAAATATCGAAGTCTGGCCCGTCAAATCCAATGCCGGACTTCTGGCCCGCGCCGCCGCCGATGCGGATTTCCGCGCAGCAAAGGTCGATACCGGTTTCCTCGATCGTCACGGCGAGACCCTGCTTCCAAAAGAGCCTGACACGGTGACGATCGACAAGGCCGCTACGGCGCTGGCAGTAAAGGGCGAGACCGATCCCTGGTCCGCGCTTTCCGGCCTGCGCATATCCGGCACAAGCGACAGCCGCACGCGCGTCCGCGTTGGCGATCATCTCTATTGGGGCCGTGTCCGGCCCAGCCTTGAAACCAATGCCATCAGGTTCGGCGAAACCATGGTCCTTTTCGATGCCGGTAATGCCTGGCCGATCGGCCTGCCTGCCGCAAGTGAAGTTGAGGCGCACCAGGGCGCTGGCGATGGCGCGATCCTCTCGCCCATGCCGGGCCTTGTCATTTCGGTCGATGTTGCGGAAGGCGACCATGTCGCCAAGGGCGATCGGCTACTGACGGTGGAAGCAATGAAGATGGAACATACGCTGCGCGCGCCCTTCGATGGCATCGTCGGCAAATTACCTGTCTCCGCAGGTGTAAGAGTTTCGGAAAACCAGCTAGTCGCCAGCATCTTGAAGGGAGAGGAGTGA